One window of Methanogenium organophilum genomic DNA carries:
- a CDS encoding dTDP-4-dehydrorhamnose 3,5-epimerase family protein — translation MNTDINGVYIKQLKVIPDERGWLMEILRSDDEIYTQFGQVYCTTAYPGVVKAWHYHKKQTDNFTCVHGMMKVALYDGREDSPTYQNLIELFIGEKNPALITVPPGVYHGFKAIGDETAFFVSVPTLPYNYADPDEFRLPPDTDEIPYDWGLVPGVKHG, via the coding sequence ATGAATACTGATATAAACGGGGTGTATATCAAACAACTAAAAGTCATACCCGATGAACGCGGGTGGTTGATGGAAATCCTGCGTTCTGATGATGAAATTTACACACAGTTTGGGCAGGTGTACTGTACAACAGCATATCCCGGTGTTGTCAAGGCATGGCACTACCACAAGAAGCAGACGGACAACTTCACCTGTGTCCACGGGATGATGAAGGTCGCTCTTTATGATGGCAGGGAGGATTCACCTACATACCAAAACCTTATCGAACTCTTCATCGGGGAGAAAAATCCGGCTCTTATCACCGTGCCGCCAGGAGTATATCATGGATTCAAGGCAATCGGAGATGAAACTGCCTTCTTCGTAAGTGTCCCCACGCTCCCCTATAACTATGCTGATCCGGATGAATTCAGATTGCCACCCGACACTGACGAAATACCCTACGACTGGGGCCTTGTCCCCGGCGTAAAACACGGCTAA
- a CDS encoding PKD domain-containing protein: MKKHVTKLLLGAAFLICLVQAVSAASLLVAASDSSELWKSQADYVCDGIHDQNEINAAINALPQGGEVILSEGTFICDEVIYPQTGITLSGQGDSKTFLKLTKNGSIIVDKEYVTLEKFYYSGKSRNWGTGGVITIRAGHCAVHDLTGTCDTTQMAVFLVQSSDSSGYNKIIEDIEFINCKAIDSGGWGFRTSASGTYKLIRNIRYTDCQAINCGKYERVYEWVGGFLIKNEHDIENLRITRCIAEGCWESGFHIEYSGIGTDIIFTDCIANNNGQKPYPTTFKQDFMSGFFIGRGDVTLQNCHTEGNGLAGFFIDDGSGVKLYNCTDENTAITRNDFSQYKPASFFIINTWPNNPIVMKDCTSTNSNGRGLYIGSKEYLTQAQIENLVVTNAAGVDGTAIELDRIRPGSSFDIHASGNQASNVIKVYNSLDSDYTGSIVSDVAKPIVFDGSDTSSTLIHDVEILSNTLPVGSTGVTLTSAIPSGAVQIENCNVVSSTPTPTPTPTPTPTPTPTPTPTPTPTPTPTPTPTPTPTPTPTPTPTPTPTPTPTPTPTPTPTPTPTPIQPSGGVLFVVGKTTLTADDAAVKDRLEDSGYTVAVVDDAESSAQDADGRELVIISSSCLSKKVNSKFMDVSVPVIVWEPEIYDDMKMTGPVLSEDYNWEAGQTQVQITDRSHPLAAGLSGTVTVTSAENLQAFGVPGNDCAGVASLSDDPNKYVVYGYEKDAAMVGMNAPAKRVGFFLYDTSPTMLTTDGWALFDAAVAWSVSTTPTPTPTPTPTPTPTPTPTPTPTPTPVEPSCEVLFVVGNTDLNAGDTAVKSQLEANGYTLAIVDDYASSASDAEGKDLVIISSTVLSRYVNSKFVDVSVPVITWEPEISDDMKMTGPVLSEDYNWETGQTQVQITDQSHPLAAGLSGTVTVTSGDNLQAYGVPGNDCAAVASLSDDPNKYVVYGYEKGAAMVGMNAPAKRVGFFLYDTSPSMLTTDGWALFDAAVAWSAGFTPAPVLNPPEAAFSADVVSGTAPLEVIFSDESINSPDTWLWNFGDDWMANEQNPSHTYTEAGTYTVTLEVTNSDGSDIETKTSYISVDAPVPTEPVAAFDADQVTGPAPLQVSFTDMSEGIPDSWTWFFGDGEATFEQAPTHTYTEPGTYRVTLVVLNEEGIDFEQKSEFITVTDE, from the coding sequence ATGAAAAAACATGTGACCAAATTGCTCTTGGGAGCGGCATTTCTTATCTGCCTTGTACAGGCGGTAAGTGCAGCCTCGCTTCTGGTTGCTGCAAGCGATAGCAGCGAACTATGGAAAAGTCAGGCTGACTATGTATGTGACGGAATTCATGACCAGAATGAGATTAATGCGGCAATTAATGCACTTCCCCAGGGGGGCGAGGTGATCCTTTCCGAAGGAACATTCATTTGTGATGAAGTGATTTATCCTCAGACAGGTATCACACTCAGCGGACAGGGTGATTCGAAAACATTCCTGAAGTTAACGAAAAATGGATCAATTATCGTTGACAAAGAATATGTCACACTCGAAAAATTTTATTATTCTGGAAAATCCCGCAATTGGGGCACCGGGGGGGTCATCACCATAAGGGCGGGACATTGTGCCGTCCATGATTTGACCGGAACATGCGATACGACTCAGATGGCTGTGTTCTTGGTGCAATCGTCCGATTCAAGCGGATACAACAAAATTATCGAAGACATTGAGTTTATAAACTGCAAGGCCATTGATAGTGGCGGATGGGGGTTCAGAACTTCTGCCAGTGGCACATACAAACTGATACGAAACATTCGGTATACGGATTGTCAGGCGATCAACTGTGGAAAATATGAACGGGTTTATGAATGGGTCGGAGGATTTTTAATAAAAAATGAGCATGATATTGAAAATCTTAGGATAACAAGGTGCATTGCGGAAGGATGCTGGGAATCAGGTTTCCACATAGAATATTCTGGAATTGGCACTGATATCATATTTACCGATTGTATAGCGAACAACAATGGACAGAAACCATATCCAACAACATTCAAACAGGATTTCATGTCTGGATTTTTCATTGGAAGGGGAGATGTCACATTGCAGAACTGTCATACGGAGGGGAACGGTTTAGCCGGATTTTTCATCGATGATGGATCTGGGGTGAAATTATACAATTGCACTGATGAAAATACTGCAATTACAAGAAACGACTTTTCCCAGTATAAGCCAGCCTCGTTCTTCATCATCAACACCTGGCCCAATAATCCCATTGTGATGAAGGATTGCACGAGTACAAACTCAAATGGACGAGGCCTCTATATAGGCTCAAAAGAATATTTGACGCAGGCTCAGATAGAAAACCTGGTTGTGACTAATGCAGCAGGCGTTGATGGAACTGCCATAGAACTTGATAGAATCAGGCCAGGATCTAGCTTTGATATCCACGCATCAGGGAACCAGGCATCAAATGTTATCAAAGTGTACAATTCTTTAGACTCGGATTACACCGGGAGTATTGTGTCGGATGTTGCTAAACCGATTGTCTTTGATGGATCTGACACCAGCAGCACACTCATTCATGATGTTGAAATACTATCAAATACACTCCCGGTAGGTTCAACAGGAGTTACATTGACCAGTGCGATTCCTTCTGGCGCAGTCCAGATCGAAAACTGTAATGTTGTTTCATCAACACCAACACCAACACCAACACCAACACCAACACCAACACCAACACCAACACCAACACCAACACCAACACCAACACCAACACCAACACCAACACCAACACCAACACCAACACCAACACCAACACCAACACCAACACCAACACCAACACCAACACCAACACCAACACCAACACCAACACCAACACCAACACCAACACCGATCCAGCCCTCTGGAGGGGTGTTGTTTGTCGTCGGGAAGACCACTCTGACTGCTGATGATGCAGCGGTAAAAGACCGTCTTGAAGACAGCGGTTACACAGTGGCAGTCGTGGACGATGCTGAAAGCTCTGCCCAGGATGCAGATGGTAGGGAACTGGTTATCATTTCCTCAAGCTGCCTATCAAAGAAAGTCAACAGCAAGTTCATGGATGTATCTGTCCCCGTAATTGTCTGGGAACCTGAAATCTATGATGATATGAAAATGACCGGCCCTGTCCTGTCAGAAGATTATAACTGGGAGGCAGGCCAGACACAGGTGCAGATTACCGACCGGTCCCACCCACTAGCGGCTGGCCTGAGTGGCACCGTTACGGTGACCAGTGCAGAAAATCTTCAGGCCTTTGGTGTACCAGGCAATGATTGCGCCGGTGTAGCATCTCTCTCAGATGACCCAAACAAATACGTTGTTTATGGGTATGAAAAGGATGCAGCAATGGTGGGTATGAACGCCCCCGCAAAGCGTGTGGGCTTTTTCCTTTATGATACATCCCCCACAATGTTAACAACGGATGGCTGGGCATTATTTGATGCAGCAGTTGCATGGTCTGTAAGTACCACGCCAACGCCAACACCAACGCCAACACCAACGCCAACACCAACGCCAACACCAACGCCAACACCAACACCAACACCGGTTGAGCCCTCTTGTGAGGTGCTGTTTGTTGTTGGTAATACAGACCTGAATGCAGGTGATACAGCAGTAAAGAGCCAGCTTGAAGCCAATGGTTATACACTGGCAATTGTGGACGATTATGCCAGCTCGGCCTCAGATGCAGAAGGTAAGGATCTGGTCATTATTTCTTCCACTGTCTTATCGAGATACGTCAACAGCAAATTCGTGGACGTATCAGTCCCGGTAATTACCTGGGAACCTGAAATCTCTGACGATATGAAAATGACCGGCCCTGTCCTGTCAGAAGATTATAACTGGGAAACAGGTCAGACCCAGGTGCAGATTACTGACCAGTCTCATCCACTAGCGGCCGGCCTGAGTGGCACCGTTACGGTGACCAGTGGAGATAATCTTCAGGCTTACGGTGTACCAGGCAATGATTGCGCCGCCGTAGCATCTCTCTCAGATGACCCAAACAAATACGTTGTTTATGGGTATGAAAAGGGTGCAGCAATGGTGGGTATGAACGCCCCCGCAAAGCGTGTGGGCTTCTTCCTTTATGATACATCTCCCTCAATGCTGACAACGGATGGCTGGGCATTATTTGATGCAGCAGTTGCATGGTCTGCTGGTTTTACACCAGCACCAGTTCTGAATCCTCCAGAAGCAGCGTTCAGTGCGGATGTTGTATCAGGAACCGCACCGCTGGAAGTTATCTTCTCAGATGAAAGCATTAACAGTCCTGACACATGGTTATGGAACTTTGGTGACGATTGGATGGCAAATGAACAGAATCCGTCACACACCTACACCGAAGCAGGTACATATACTGTCACTTTGGAAGTTACAAATTCTGATGGATCAGACATCGAAACAAAAACCAGCTACATATCCGTAGACGCTCCGGTACCTACCGAACCTGTGGCAGCGTTTGATGCTGACCAGGTAACAGGGCCAGCACCATTACAGGTATCTTTCACTGACATGAGCGAGGGCATCCCCGATTCATGGACATGGTTCTTTGGAGACGGGGAAGCCACATTTGAGCAGGCCCCAACACATACCTACACAGAGCCAGGTACATACCGGGTAACACTCGTTGTGCTCAATGAAGAAGGAATTGACTTTGAACAGAAATCAGAATTCATCACAGTTACCGATGAATGA